CCCGCCCGGGCGCGCGACTTCTACACCTCGCTCTTCGGCTGGGGCGCGCAGGAGATGGAGACCGTGGCGCCGTACACCATGTTCGCGCAGGGCGAGCAGATGGTGGGCGGGATGTATCAGCTCTCCCCCGACATGCAGATGCCGCCCTGCTGGCTCCCCTACTTCGCCGTGGACGACGCCGACGCCACCGCCGAGCGGGTGCGCGAGTTGGGCGGTCAGGTGCTGATGGGCCCGGAGGACATCCCCGGCATCGGCCGCTTCGTGCTGATCCAGGACCCGCAGGGCGCGTTCTTCTACGTCATCAAGCTGGCCCAGAGCGGGTCGTGAGGCCGAGGGTGGGGGTCCGCCCGGCAGGGTGACCCCAACGGAAAACATCAGGCCTCACGCAGAGTCAGCAGAGTCAGCAGAGAAACTCGCCGCTCCCGTGATTTTTCTCTGCTACCTCTGCTTCCTCTGCGTGAGACGAGTCTTTTTGGCGCTGCGCGAAGACGAAGGGCCCCGCCGCGATCGCTCGCGACGGGGCCTTCATTCGTACCTCGTACCCCGTACTTTCGTACTTTACTCGATCTTCCCCAGCGCCCACGCCGCCGCCCGGCGCACGGTGGGGTCGGCGTCGGCGCCCAGGAGCTGGGCGAGCGCGGGGATGGCGGCGGGGTCTTCCAGGCGGCCCAGCGCGCGGGCGGCGCTCCGGCGCACGCGCGCCTCCCGGTCGTCCAGGATGCCCAGCAGGGGGCGCGTGGCCTCGCGGCTGCCCACGTGGCCCAGCGTCCAGGCCGCCCCGCCGCGCAGCTCCGGGTCCTGCTCGTCCAGCAGGTCCACCAGCGGGCCCACGGAGCGCTGGTCCTCGGCGTGGGCCAGCCCCAGCATGGCGGCCTCGCGGCGGCCGCGGTCGTCGGAGCGCAGGGCCTCCAGCAGCGCGTCGGTGGCCGCGGGGATGCGCAGCCGCCCCAGCAGCCGCGCCGAGGCGCGCCGCACGCAGGGGTCGGCGTCGGCCAGGCCCTCGCGGAGCGGCGCCACGTCCACCCCCTCCATCCGCCCGTCGAGCACGGCGAGGACCCGCCGCGTCTCCTCGGCCACCTGCGCCGAGGCGGGGGCGTCTTCCCACTCGCCGCTGCCGAAGCCCCACTGGTTGCCGAAGTTGCGCGTGGCCAGCTCGCAGAGCACCGGGTTGGCCCCGCGCACCGCCGCCAGCAGCTCGCGCACGCTGGCCTCCTGCTCGGCGCGGGTGACGGTGGCGCGCACGGCGGGCTCCTCGCCGCGGTGGCCGGGGCGCGGCAGGAGGGTGGCCGGGACCAGGAGAAGGGCGGCGCCGGCCAGGGCGGCGGCCCCCAGGGGGTGCCGCCGCACGAAGCGTTCGATCCGGTTCATGTGAGGTCGCTCCTCGGGCCGGTCAGGGGCGCGGGTCCGGACGGGGATCCGGGCGCGGGTCGGGGCGCGGGTCCGGCTGCGGGTCGGGAGAGGAGCCGTGCCGGCCGGCCAGCGCCGCGGCGGCCGCCCGGCGCACCTGCGGATCGGAGTCTTCCAGCATCTCGGCGATCACCTGCGCCGAGGCCTCGCTCCCCACCTGCATCAGGGCCCACAGCGCGGTGGACTTGACCTGCGGGTCCTGGTCGCGCAGCGCCGCCCGGAGCGCGGACACCGAGGCCCCGTCCTCGATCTGCCCCAGCGCCCAGGCGGCGGTGCGGCGCACGCCCGGGTTCTGGTCGCGCAGG
This is a stretch of genomic DNA from Longimicrobium sp.. It encodes these proteins:
- a CDS encoding HEAT repeat domain-containing protein; this translates as MNRIERFVRRHPLGAAALAGAALLLVPATLLPRPGHRGEEPAVRATVTRAEQEASVRELLAAVRGANPVLCELATRNFGNQWGFGSGEWEDAPASAQVAEETRRVLAVLDGRMEGVDVAPLREGLADADPCVRRASARLLGRLRIPAATDALLEALRSDDRGRREAAMLGLAHAEDQRSVGPLVDLLDEQDPELRGGAAWTLGHVGSREATRPLLGILDDREARVRRSAARALGRLEDPAAIPALAQLLGADADPTVRRAAAWALGKIE